A region of the Alphaproteobacteria bacterium genome:
TTTCAACCTGGCTAAGGCTCCATGCGGTCAGCGGCCCTTGCACATCATGTGCCTGCAAAGCCTGCGTTGCGGTTTGAATGGCCCCCATATGTTCGGAAGCATTCGCTTGTTCAACATACACATTCGCGCGTTGACGCAGCGCCGAATAATCACGCGGCAATTCGTAAAAGGTAATCGCCTTATCCTGATCGCTTTCGGTTGTTATTTCCATTGCGGCATACAGCGCGGTTTTCAATGCTGTAGTTTCTTCTGAATTATGCAGCGGCATGACTAAAAACAAATCACCATTGGCCATAGCAAAGACTTCGCCACTCGATTTTTTGACAATTAAACGTATTGCGCTTTCAACATTGTCACTGGAAACAATGTCGTAATCAACCAGCTTGCGGCGCACATTCACAATGGTATGCGTTGAATTCAGCCGGTTGAAACGGCGTATCGCGAGGATGAAATCTTGTTCGGCAATCATGACATCACGTTAAAAGATGGGCGTGCATTCAGCAAAACAAATCGCTGAACTGACTGTGCAACGATTCATTTAACATTTCATCAAGGTGGTTGGCTAATATCAGCTAACCAAAAAGATTGCCTCAACCTCTACGGGTGCATTGATGGGCAGCGCAGCAACGCCAACCGCGCTGCGGCTATGTCTGCCCTGTTCGCCAAGCACATCAATCAGCAATTGCGAACAGCCATTGATAACCACAGGCTGCTGGGTGAAATCAGGCATGGATGCCACAAAACCGGTCAGCTTCACGCATTGTTTAACCTTGGCTAATCCCACAGCCGCTTCGACTTGTGACAGAATATGAAGGCCGCAAAGCTTGGCGCAGGCCTGCGCTTCTTCAAGGGTTACGTCGCGGCCCACAAGCCCTTCATGGAGCAAAACGCCGTCCTTGCGGGGTAACTGCCCTGACACGAAAAGCAAATCTCCGGCTCGCTGCGTTGCAACATAGGCGGCAACGGGGTTTGCAGGTGTTGGCAGGGTGATGCCGAGCGCGGAAAGTCGTTCTAAAGCTGTGGGCATGGTTTGTTCCTATTGATGAAAACTGTCGAAAAAAGAAGCCTAACATAACCAAAAGACTTGAGATTTCCTACTCCTGTTGTCATGTTTCTTACCTTATTGAGTCCCGACATCAATTTTGGGGACTAACCCCTTTTCTGAAAAAGGTTTTTAACCGTGAACGCTGCCCGTACCGCATCCAAAAAATCGCAAAAAGAATCCAAATCCCCCACAGCAAAAAACGCCGTAAAGGAAGCCAGTAAACCATCCAAAACTGGAGCAGAAATCAAAAAGGTACTTTCATCACACATCCCTGCCCGTGACCGCACCCAATTCCATGACCATGACTTATCGGCCATCGCGGAAAGCTTTTCAGCGTTTATCCATGAACGCAAACGCGGCACGCCCAAGCTGCGCGTATTAAACCCATCGCTGAAAAAAGACGGGTATGTCAGCCGTCACACCGTCATCATGGTTGCGAATGACGACATGCCCTTCCTTGTTGATAGCACCACCGGCGAACTCAACCGCATGGGTCTTGGCATTCATCTTGTTGTTCATCCGGTTGTGCACATTGTGCGTAATGAACGTAATCAATTTGAACATTTTGCTGGCAAGACAACCTCACCGGATGAACTAAGCGTTGAGTCATGGATGTATATCGAAATCGATGAAACCCATGAAGCGGCCAAGCTTGCCGAAATCACCGCAAACCTTGAACGCGTGCTATACAATGTTCGCCTTGCTGTGCGCGACTGGTCTGCGATGCGCACCAAGATCATGGAAACCATCACCGAATTGCCGCGCAATGAAACCGTTGGCCTGCCAGTTGGTGAACGCGAAGAAACCGCAAACTTCCTTGCATGGCTTGAAGCGGATAATTTTACATTCCTAGGCGCGCGCGATTACCATGTGTCAGGGACAGGTAAGAACATGCACCTGACGACGACGCAGGGCAGCGGGCTTGGAATCCTGAGCGATGCGGTATCCGTCATGTTCTTTGGCGAAGAAGGCGAAGGCAGCCAGCCATCCGACATCCACCACTTCCTTGAACGCAAGCAATTGGCGCTGATTACCAAAACCTATAAACAATCGGTGGTTCACCGCACCACGCCGATGGACGCGATTTTGATCAAGCGTTACAACGCACAGGGCAAGCTGGTTGGCGAACGCCTATTTGTGGGCCTGTTTACCTCGTCATCCTATAACCGTTTGGCCAAAGATGTTCCGCTTATCCGCGAAAAAATTTCCTACGCACTTGACCATGCCGGCCTTGATCCGCGCAGCTATAACGGAAAAGTATTCACGCATATTCTGAATTCCTATCCGCGTGATGAACTGTTCCAGATTTCTGCAAAAGAATTGTTGGAAACCGCGCTTGGCATTTTGGATCTTCAAGAACGCCAACGCCTTGCCTTGTTCATCCGTCATGATGCGTTCGAGCGTTTCGTGAACTGCCTGATTTATGTTCCACGTGATTTATATATCACCAAGCTGCGCAAAGAATTCCAGCGCATCCTGATGAAGACGTTCAACGGCGCATCCAGTGATTTCAACGTAAAGATCACCAATGAATCGTTGGCACAAATCTTTATTGTCGTGCGCACATCCAAGGGCCAAATCCCCACCTATGACCGCGCCAAGCTGGAGCATGAGCTGGAAGACGCAAGCCGCGGCTGGTCTGGCCGTTTGCGCAACGAGCTGGTTGCAGCGTTTGGCGAGAACCGCGGGTTGCAGCTTGCCAACACCTATGCCGATGCATTCCCGGATTCCTATTGTGAAACCGTCAATGCAAATGAGTCACTCAAAGATTTGGCCTTTATCGAAGATGTTCTTAAAAACAATGCGCTGGAATTGAATCTTTATCGTCCAGCAGGCGGCAGCGCGGAGCGCATTCATCTGAAATGGTTCTCTCCAAATGCGCCATTATCCTTATCACTTATTCTGCCGATGATGCAGGATATGGGCTTAAAGACCAACGCGGTTCTGGGGCCTTATGAAATCAAACCCGCGGGCGCGACGCAATCGGTGTGGATTCAAGATTGCCATGCGGAAGTAAAGCCGGGCATTTCCATCAACCTTGAACAGGTAAAAGCCAAGTTCGAAGAATGCCTGCTCAAAGTATGGAACAAGCAAGTCGAAGCCGATGCTTATAACCAGCTTATTCTGCTCGCCGATATGAACTGGCGCGAAGTGGTGATTTTGCGCGCCATTGGCAAATATCTGCGCCAGGCACGCCTGCCCTATTCCGAACAGGCGATCATCCGCACCCTATCGCAACATCCAAAGGCGGCGCGTTTATTGGCGCAGTTATTCATCGCGCGTCATAATCCTGAATTAGGCAAGGAAGGCGCAAAGCAATCCGCAAAGCTGGAAAAAGACATCGCGGAATATTTGAAAGATGTCAGCATGCTGGAAGAAGACCGCATTCTTCGCCGCGCGCTCAACGTCATTCAAAACACCTTGCGCACCAACTATTTCCAAAAAGATGAAAACGGCGAACCCAAATCCTATCTGTCGTTTAAACTCGACAGCAAGAAATTGGATGGTCTGCCACTGCCACGTCCACACGTGGAAATTTTCGTTTACTCCCCGCGCACCGAAGCCATTCATTTGCGTGGCGGCAAGGTTGCACGTGGCGGCATCCGCTGGTCAGATCGCCGTGAAGATTTCCGCACCGAAGTTCTGGGCCTTATGAAGGCACAGCAGGTGAAGAACACCGTGATTGTGCCCGTGGGTTCCAAGGGCGGCTTTGTGGTGAAAGACCCCAAACCTGCTGATATGGGCAAGGAAGGCATTGCCTGCTACCAAATCATGATGCGCGGATTATTGGATATTACCGATAACCGCGTAGGCGAAAAAATTGTTCCGCCGAAAAACGTGGTACGCCATGACGAAGATGATCCGTATCTGGTGGTTGCGGCTGATAAAGGCACGGCAAAATTCTCTGACATTGCGAATGCGCTTTCCATTGAATACGGTTTCTGGCTGGGCGATGCGTTCGCATCGGGCGGCTCGGCTGGCTACGACCATAAGGGCATGGGCATTACCGCACGCGGCGCATGGGAAGGCATCAAACGCCATTTCCGCGAAATGGGCAAAGACATCCAGAAGGAAGATTTCACGGTTGTCGGCATCGGCGATATGGCGGGCGACGTGTTCGGCAACGGCATGTTGTTATCACAGCATATCCGCCTTGTTGGTGCGTTTAACCACAAGCATATTTTTATCGACCCATCGCCCGACAGCGCAAAATCATTTGTTGAACGCCAACGCCTGTTCGATTTACCGGGCAGCCAGTGGAGCGATTACGAAAAAAAGCTGATTAGCAAAGGCGGCGGCGTTTACAACCGCGATGCCAAGACGATTCAATTATCAAAAGAAGCGCGCGAGCTGTTCAATATCAAGTCCGACAGCGTAACCCCGGATGCCCTGATGCAAGCGATGCTGCAAGCACAGGTCGAGTTGCTCTATTTCGGTGGTATCGGCACCTATATCAAGGCGGAAGATGAAAACGATGCCGATGTGGGCGACCGCAGCAATGATGCCTGCCGCGTGAATGCCGAAAGCGTTCAAGCACA
Encoded here:
- a CDS encoding RidA family protein, with the translated sequence MPTALERLSALGITLPTPANPVAAYVATQRAGDLLFVSGQLPRKDGVLLHEGLVGRDVTLEEAQACAKLCGLHILSQVEAAVGLAKVKQCVKLTGFVASMPDFTQQPVVINGCSQLLIDVLGEQGRHSRSAVGVAALPINAPVEVEAIFLVS
- a CDS encoding NAD-glutamate dehydrogenase, which encodes MNAARTASKKSQKESKSPTAKNAVKEASKPSKTGAEIKKVLSSHIPARDRTQFHDHDLSAIAESFSAFIHERKRGTPKLRVLNPSLKKDGYVSRHTVIMVANDDMPFLVDSTTGELNRMGLGIHLVVHPVVHIVRNERNQFEHFAGKTTSPDELSVESWMYIEIDETHEAAKLAEITANLERVLYNVRLAVRDWSAMRTKIMETITELPRNETVGLPVGEREETANFLAWLEADNFTFLGARDYHVSGTGKNMHLTTTQGSGLGILSDAVSVMFFGEEGEGSQPSDIHHFLERKQLALITKTYKQSVVHRTTPMDAILIKRYNAQGKLVGERLFVGLFTSSSYNRLAKDVPLIREKISYALDHAGLDPRSYNGKVFTHILNSYPRDELFQISAKELLETALGILDLQERQRLALFIRHDAFERFVNCLIYVPRDLYITKLRKEFQRILMKTFNGASSDFNVKITNESLAQIFIVVRTSKGQIPTYDRAKLEHELEDASRGWSGRLRNELVAAFGENRGLQLANTYADAFPDSYCETVNANESLKDLAFIEDVLKNNALELNLYRPAGGSAERIHLKWFSPNAPLSLSLILPMMQDMGLKTNAVLGPYEIKPAGATQSVWIQDCHAEVKPGISINLEQVKAKFEECLLKVWNKQVEADAYNQLILLADMNWREVVILRAIGKYLRQARLPYSEQAIIRTLSQHPKAARLLAQLFIARHNPELGKEGAKQSAKLEKDIAEYLKDVSMLEEDRILRRALNVIQNTLRTNYFQKDENGEPKSYLSFKLDSKKLDGLPLPRPHVEIFVYSPRTEAIHLRGGKVARGGIRWSDRREDFRTEVLGLMKAQQVKNTVIVPVGSKGGFVVKDPKPADMGKEGIACYQIMMRGLLDITDNRVGEKIVPPKNVVRHDEDDPYLVVAADKGTAKFSDIANALSIEYGFWLGDAFASGGSAGYDHKGMGITARGAWEGIKRHFREMGKDIQKEDFTVVGIGDMAGDVFGNGMLLSQHIRLVGAFNHKHIFIDPSPDSAKSFVERQRLFDLPGSQWSDYEKKLISKGGGVYNRDAKTIQLSKEARELFNIKSDSVTPDALMQAMLQAQVELLYFGGIGTYIKAEDENDADVGDRSNDACRVNAESVQAQVIGEGANLGMTQKARISYALRGGRLNTDAIDNSAGVDTSDHEVNIKILLAPAVASGKLSTKARNALLAKMTDDVAGLVLRDNHLQTLALTVTQARAAELLPIHARLMTALERKGLLNRKVEFLPNDEAIQERARLGKGLTRPELAVLMAYAKIDLYEEILASELPNNPALEGDLFIYFPKALQTEYANAIRTHRLRREIIATFTTNSLINRGGTHLIQLMQEKTGKSAAEIAGAYAVLRTVYGLRTTWNEIEKLEGKIDSKVTTELYTRLAKMIERATPWYVRHSTIASSEALIKKHGDAVVTLRKWMSERADEFITRDENEKRAADFRKAGVPSKIIDDILGLPVLAHIPEIVSLSEKTGRSLESVAELYFAVEQRFRIFWLRTQARDLSSENVWQREAATNLVDDLYDMQSVLTNLVLQANGKVSSGKVAPAAKGKKGAKASPASSAKAKPELLIENWVEPKADIARQYSVMLGEIAATRHADFAMLNLALRHLQQLAYKG